The following coding sequences are from one Achromobacter sp. B7 window:
- a CDS encoding DUF1120 domain-containing protein — MNHSVRPLPALRCLLAASFLIAASAQAAPTADLTIIGRITPPSCNLELAGGGILNFGEHAFNSLAHDGTKLDSKTIGLNITCNGKTRVGLHVVDNRASSKVLKASLNVNAWGSTNATINDPFIFGLGSVAGADDTQIPIGGYMFGFKEGDVQADDTKATVLYSADKRTWLAEAIQRQFISPNYTYAFFLGSPGAGATPAAVASVTGSLTVTPTINRAAALPTSTAIDLNGSATISLVYL; from the coding sequence ATGAATCACTCGGTACGCCCTCTGCCCGCCCTGCGTTGCCTTCTCGCCGCAAGCTTTTTGATCGCCGCCTCGGCTCAAGCTGCTCCCACCGCGGACCTGACAATCATCGGCCGCATCACCCCGCCTTCGTGCAACCTTGAACTGGCTGGCGGGGGAATACTGAACTTCGGTGAGCACGCGTTCAACTCACTCGCTCACGACGGCACCAAACTGGATTCCAAGACCATCGGCCTGAACATCACCTGCAACGGCAAGACGCGCGTGGGCCTGCACGTTGTAGACAACCGCGCCAGCAGCAAAGTTCTGAAGGCCTCGTTGAACGTCAATGCGTGGGGCTCAACCAACGCCACCATCAACGACCCGTTCATCTTCGGCCTTGGTTCCGTTGCCGGTGCCGACGACACGCAGATTCCTATCGGCGGCTACATGTTCGGTTTCAAGGAAGGCGACGTCCAAGCCGACGACACCAAGGCCACCGTCCTCTACAGCGCGGACAAGCGCACTTGGCTTGCCGAAGCCATACAGCGGCAGTTCATCAGCCCCAATTACACCTATGCGTTCTTCCTGGGTTCGCCGGGCGCCGGCGCCACGCCGGCAGCGGTCGCTTCGGTAACCGGCTCGCTTACCGTCACCCCGACGATCAACCGCGCTGCCGCTCTGCCGACCAGCACTGCCATTGACCTGAATGGCAGCGCCACGATCTCGCTGGTCTACCTGTAA